Proteins found in one Nitrospirota bacterium genomic segment:
- a CDS encoding sigma-70 family RNA polymerase sigma factor gives MTRGGMEMQVSTIKEQATEQGSGSSPKDNFEQDGLAEDDLSRDLARVSVEVSAPETPEPEEPETEEVQEATEDLIWVYFRTMGKKELLTKEAETKLFQRLEWGLRMLADVIRSVRQKDRTALDRLQRFFTPDDQLRLTAVTGRLSAAVPEEQRPLVALVRTLVELATGKDVKDGAGRERWERRLRADGLDLKTVIRWNGQLSEAERIITEATRELVEANLKLVISIAKRYMGRGLALLDLIQEGNMGLMRAITRFEYTKGFKFSTYATWWIRQGITRALADQSRTIRIPVHLTEAFHKILTAHQALKQELSRTPTSKEIARRTGIPAKKVDEILRVVQEPLGLQDPVGGEELQLQDLIRDEVSPSPYDRLLTTEVSQRVADILDTLTPKESLVIKMRFGIGGAKESTLEEIGSIMGITRERVRQIESQALRKLRYPDRLKKLQTLRG, from the coding sequence ATGACGCGAGGGGGAATGGAGATGCAGGTGTCGACGATCAAGGAGCAAGCGACGGAACAGGGATCTGGTTCGTCGCCCAAAGACAATTTCGAGCAAGACGGTTTGGCGGAAGACGATCTGTCGCGGGATCTTGCCCGCGTGTCGGTAGAGGTCTCTGCCCCTGAGACCCCGGAACCGGAAGAACCCGAGACCGAAGAGGTCCAGGAAGCCACCGAGGACCTGATCTGGGTGTACTTCCGCACCATGGGGAAGAAGGAGCTCCTGACCAAGGAAGCTGAGACGAAACTGTTCCAGCGATTGGAGTGGGGGCTTCGGATGTTGGCCGACGTGATTCGGTCGGTGCGCCAAAAGGATCGCACGGCCCTGGATCGCCTCCAGCGGTTTTTTACGCCCGATGATCAGCTTCGCCTGACCGCGGTCACGGGGCGGCTGTCCGCGGCAGTGCCCGAGGAGCAGCGTCCCCTGGTCGCCCTGGTCCGAACATTGGTCGAGCTGGCGACCGGGAAGGACGTGAAAGACGGGGCCGGCCGCGAGCGATGGGAGCGGCGATTGCGGGCCGACGGCCTTGATCTCAAGACCGTGATCCGCTGGAACGGCCAGCTCTCCGAAGCCGAGCGCATCATCACCGAAGCGACCAGGGAGTTGGTCGAAGCCAACCTGAAATTGGTCATCAGCATTGCCAAGCGTTACATGGGCCGCGGTCTGGCGCTGCTGGATTTGATTCAGGAAGGCAACATGGGGTTGATGCGGGCGATCACCCGCTTCGAGTACACCAAAGGGTTCAAGTTCAGCACCTACGCCACGTGGTGGATTCGCCAGGGGATCACGCGCGCGCTGGCCGACCAGTCACGAACGATTCGGATTCCGGTCCACCTGACCGAGGCGTTCCACAAGATTCTGACGGCACATCAGGCGTTGAAGCAGGAGTTGTCTCGGACGCCGACGTCGAAAGAGATCGCGCGGCGAACCGGAATTCCGGCCAAGAAGGTCGACGAGATCCTGCGCGTCGTGCAGGAACCGCTCGGCTTGCAGGATCCGGTCGGGGGCGAGGAACTTCAGCTGCAGGATTTGATCCGCGACGAGGTCTCGCCGTCGCCGTACGATCGCCTGCTGACCACCGAGGTCTCGCAGCGGGTGGCGGATATCCTCGACACGTTGACGCCGAAAGAATCCCTGGTGATCAAAATGCGGTTCGGCATCGGGGGCGCGAAGGAGTCGACGCTCGAGGAGATCGGCTCGATCATGGGAATCACGCGGGAGCGGGTGCGCCAGATCGAAAGCCAGGCCCTCAGGAAGTTGCGGTACCCCGATCGTCTGAAAAAGCTCCAGACTCTCAGGGGATAA
- the cysE gene encoding serine O-acetyltransferase codes for MWRTLRRDFSAVFERDPAATGSLEVLLTYAGLHAIVLHRVSHWLWRAGIPVLPRLLSQIGRFLTGIEIHPAATIGPGFFIDHGTGVVIGETTEIGESVILFQGVTLGGTGKERGKRHPTLGNHVVVGAGAKVLGPIVIGDHVKIGANSVVLRSVPPHSTVVGIPGKIIKGDVDAPENALNHSQLPDPVAERLELLEQEIRELKKRLP; via the coding sequence ATGTGGCGGACGTTGCGGCGCGACTTTTCCGCGGTGTTCGAGCGCGACCCGGCCGCGACCGGCTCGCTCGAGGTGTTGCTGACGTACGCGGGACTCCACGCCATCGTGCTGCACCGCGTGTCCCATTGGCTCTGGCGCGCCGGAATCCCGGTGCTCCCGCGCCTGCTGTCGCAGATCGGCCGCTTTCTGACCGGGATCGAAATTCACCCCGCCGCGACGATCGGGCCGGGCTTCTTCATCGACCACGGAACCGGGGTCGTCATCGGCGAGACGACCGAGATCGGCGAAAGCGTCATCCTCTTTCAGGGCGTGACGCTCGGCGGCACCGGAAAAGAACGCGGCAAGCGCCACCCCACGCTCGGGAACCACGTGGTGGTGGGGGCGGGGGCAAAAGTGTTGGGGCCGATCGTGATCGGCGATCACGTGAAGATCGGCGCGAACTCGGTGGTGCTCCGATCCGTTCCACCACACTCCACCGTGGTCGGAATTCCGGGCAAGATCATCAAGGGCGACGTTGACGCGCCGGAGAACGCCCTCAACCACAGCCAACTACCTGATCCGGTGGCTGAGCGGTTGGAGCTGCTGGAGCAAGAAATCCGGGAATTGAAAAAACGCCTTCCTTAG
- the ahcY gene encoding adenosylhomocysteinase — MDYDIKDIDLAEKGRLRIEWAEQNMPVLRLIRKRFKKERPLAGMRVSACLHVTTETATLVETLKAGGADVALCASNPLSTQDDVAASLVKHSGVPVFAIKGEDNKTYYKHLQSALAHRPVVTMDDGADLVSQLHGDWSHMAKDVVGGTEETTTGVIRLRSMAKDGVLKFPVISVNDANTKHFFDNRYGTGQSTIDGILRATNRLLAGSVFVVAGYGWCGRGLAMRAHGHGANVIVTEVDPLKAIEAVMDGYRVMPMDEAAKLGDFFCTVTGNVKVIAKEHFKVMKDGAIISNSGHFNVEIDIPALERLSKRKRTIRDFVEEYTMADGRRINLLGEGRLINLASAEGHPSSVMDMSFANQALSAEYMVKNAKKLKKDVYPVPTEIDQQIARLKLDGMGIAIDTLTKEQQKYLASWEMGT; from the coding sequence ATGGACTACGATATTAAAGATATTGACCTGGCCGAGAAAGGCCGGCTGCGCATTGAATGGGCTGAGCAAAACATGCCGGTGCTCCGGTTGATCCGCAAGCGCTTCAAGAAGGAGCGACCGCTGGCCGGCATGCGCGTATCCGCGTGTCTGCACGTGACCACCGAGACCGCCACGCTGGTGGAAACGCTCAAAGCCGGCGGCGCCGACGTGGCACTCTGCGCGTCCAACCCCTTGTCCACCCAGGACGACGTAGCGGCTTCACTGGTGAAGCACTCCGGGGTACCGGTCTTTGCGATCAAGGGCGAGGACAACAAGACGTACTACAAACACCTGCAATCCGCGCTGGCGCACCGCCCGGTCGTCACCATGGATGACGGCGCTGACCTGGTCTCCCAGCTCCACGGAGACTGGAGCCACATGGCCAAGGACGTGGTCGGCGGGACCGAAGAGACCACAACCGGCGTGATCAGGCTTCGGAGCATGGCGAAAGACGGCGTGCTGAAGTTTCCGGTGATCTCGGTGAACGACGCCAACACCAAACACTTCTTCGACAACCGCTATGGAACGGGACAGAGCACCATCGACGGGATTCTGCGGGCCACCAATCGGCTGCTCGCGGGGTCGGTGTTCGTGGTGGCGGGTTATGGGTGGTGCGGCCGAGGGCTGGCCATGCGCGCGCACGGGCACGGAGCCAACGTGATCGTCACCGAGGTCGACCCGCTCAAGGCGATCGAAGCCGTGATGGACGGCTATCGCGTGATGCCGATGGACGAGGCCGCGAAACTGGGCGACTTCTTCTGTACCGTGACGGGCAACGTCAAGGTCATTGCGAAAGAACATTTCAAGGTCATGAAGGACGGCGCGATCATTTCCAACTCCGGCCACTTCAACGTGGAGATCGATATCCCGGCGCTGGAACGACTTTCCAAGCGAAAACGCACGATCCGAGACTTTGTCGAGGAGTACACGATGGCGGATGGTCGCCGGATCAACCTGCTCGGTGAAGGGCGGTTGATCAATCTGGCCTCGGCTGAAGGTCATCCGTCCAGCGTGATGGATATGAGTTTCGCCAACCAAGCGCTGTCGGCCGAGTACATGGTCAAAAATGCCAAGAAACTCAAGAAGGACGTCTACCCCGTGCCCACGGAAATTGATCAGCAGATCGCCCGTCTGAAACTCGACGGCATGGGCATCGCGATCGACACGCTCACCAAGGAGCAGCAGAAATACTTGGCCTCGTGGGAAATGGGGACGTAA
- the metK gene encoding methionine adenosyltransferase: MSRVNFLFTSESVTEGHPDKISDQISDAILDAIIAEDPNCRVACETLVTTGLAFVAGEITTDVYVEIPDIVRETIKDIGYTRAKYGFDYETCSVITSIHSQSPDIAMGVDTGGAGDQGLMFGYATNETPELMPTPIILAHKLTRRLSEARRKDILPYLRPDGKSQVTVEYKDGKPLRVETVVVSAQHSPDITLKEIREDIIEKVIKPVIPKEMLDEERITYHVNPTGRFVVGGPQGDTGVTGRKIIVDTYGGVGSHGGGAFSGKDPSKVDRSASYMARYIAKNLVAAGVADRCEVQLAYAIGVADPVSVLVDTFNTGKISPQKIGKLVRDHFPMTPRGIIDHLKLRRPIYRKTAAYGHFGRSEPEFTWERTDLAEKLKKDAGL; encoded by the coding sequence ATGAGTCGTGTGAATTTTTTGTTCACGTCGGAGTCGGTGACGGAGGGTCATCCCGATAAGATTTCCGACCAGATCTCCGACGCGATCCTCGACGCGATCATCGCCGAGGATCCCAATTGCCGTGTGGCGTGCGAAACGTTGGTCACCACTGGTCTCGCGTTTGTCGCTGGTGAAATCACCACCGATGTGTACGTCGAGATTCCCGACATCGTCCGCGAAACCATCAAAGACATCGGGTATACCCGAGCGAAGTACGGGTTCGACTATGAGACCTGTTCCGTCATCACGTCGATCCACTCGCAGTCTCCGGACATCGCAATGGGGGTAGACACCGGGGGCGCGGGCGACCAGGGGCTCATGTTCGGATACGCGACGAACGAAACGCCGGAGCTGATGCCCACGCCCATCATCTTGGCCCACAAGCTGACGCGTCGCCTCAGTGAAGCGCGCCGCAAAGACATTCTGCCGTACTTGCGTCCGGACGGAAAATCCCAGGTCACCGTCGAGTACAAGGACGGCAAGCCACTGCGGGTCGAAACCGTCGTCGTCTCTGCGCAACACAGCCCGGACATCACGTTGAAGGAGATCCGTGAGGACATCATCGAGAAGGTGATCAAACCCGTGATCCCCAAAGAGATGCTCGATGAGGAGCGGATCACGTATCACGTCAATCCCACCGGCCGATTCGTGGTCGGCGGACCGCAGGGCGACACCGGCGTCACCGGCCGCAAAATCATCGTCGATACCTATGGTGGCGTGGGCAGCCACGGCGGCGGAGCGTTCTCGGGGAAGGACCCGAGCAAAGTGGATCGCTCGGCATCGTACATGGCCCGCTACATCGCGAAGAATTTGGTCGCCGCCGGGGTTGCGGACCGCTGCGAGGTTCAACTCGCGTACGCGATCGGGGTCGCGGATCCGGTGTCGGTGTTGGTGGACACGTTCAACACCGGTAAAATTTCGCCACAGAAAATCGGTAAATTGGTCCGCGATCATTTCCCCATGACGCCGCGCGGGATCATCGATCACTTGAAGCTGCGCCGGCCCATCTATAGGAAGACCGCGGCATACGGTCATTTCGGCCGGTCGGAGCCCGAGTTTACGTGGGAACGGACCGATCTGGCGGAAAAACTAAAGAAGGACGCAGGACTGTAA
- the ispF gene encoding 2-C-methyl-D-erythritol 2,4-cyclodiphosphate synthase, with the protein MTRVGIGYDVHRLVPGRPLVLGGVVIPYDRGLDGHSDADALLHAVADAVLGAAALPDLGSHFPSSDPTYRNMASVRLLEAVVDRVDGLGLVVGNVDAVVIAEAPMLAPFVPAMRAVMAKALRVPEAAVSVKATTHERLGSLGRGEGIAAQAVCLLRAKERPR; encoded by the coding sequence ATGACGCGCGTGGGCATCGGGTACGACGTTCACCGGCTGGTGCCGGGCCGGCCGTTGGTGCTGGGCGGCGTCGTGATTCCGTATGACCGGGGTCTCGACGGGCACTCCGACGCCGACGCGCTCCTGCACGCGGTGGCCGACGCCGTGCTCGGCGCCGCGGCGTTGCCCGACCTGGGGAGCCACTTTCCGAGTTCGGATCCCACGTACCGGAACATGGCCAGCGTGCGCCTGCTGGAGGCGGTGGTCGACCGGGTGGACGGCCTGGGTCTTGTGGTCGGGAACGTGGACGCGGTCGTGATCGCGGAGGCCCCCATGCTCGCGCCCTTTGTTCCCGCGATGCGAGCCGTGATGGCCAAGGCGCTGCGCGTCCCGGAGGCTGCGGTCAGCGTGAAAGCCACCACCCACGAGCGACTGGGGAGTCTGGGCCGCGGCGAGGGCATTGCCGCGCAGGCGGTGTGCCTGCTCCGCGCCAAGGAGCGGCCGCGATGA
- the ccsA gene encoding cytochrome c biogenesis protein CcsA has translation MPVAATAAFHASTLALYFASAFLYLFDLNHHGRAIRWARPLTIVAFSFNSLIFLLDWFRQDGMPPIGLRESFALLAWALALLFILMEWGYGVSSLGAFVVPVIFFSAAAASIFHPGSREVVREQWNIWLNLHIILVFLGHAAFALAATLGVMYLIQEKHLKEKRFTTLFFRLGAVGELDTMLYRTILLGFPLLTLGMLSGAIYSRIAHGVFWAWSSKELWSLAAWTIYAVLLYGHRAWGWHGRRAAFFAIAGFVAYLLAYLGLKVASWLAGQGQTI, from the coding sequence ATGCCGGTTGCCGCAACCGCCGCCTTTCACGCCAGCACTCTCGCTCTGTATTTTGCCAGCGCGTTTCTCTACCTTTTTGATCTCAACCACCACGGTCGCGCCATTCGGTGGGCGAGGCCGCTGACCATTGTCGCGTTTTCGTTCAACAGCCTGATCTTCCTGCTGGACTGGTTTCGCCAAGACGGGATGCCGCCGATCGGTTTGCGCGAAAGCTTCGCCCTGCTCGCCTGGGCGCTGGCGCTGCTGTTTATTCTGATGGAGTGGGGCTACGGCGTGAGCAGCCTCGGCGCCTTCGTGGTGCCGGTCATCTTCTTCTCGGCCGCGGCCGCGTCCATTTTTCACCCCGGAAGCCGCGAGGTGGTCCGCGAGCAGTGGAACATCTGGCTGAATCTGCACATCATCCTGGTGTTTCTCGGCCACGCCGCATTCGCGTTGGCCGCGACCTTGGGCGTGATGTACCTGATCCAGGAGAAACATCTCAAGGAGAAGCGATTCACCACCTTGTTCTTCCGGCTGGGCGCGGTGGGCGAACTCGATACCATGCTCTACCGCACCATCCTGTTGGGATTCCCGCTGCTGACCCTCGGCATGCTGAGCGGCGCCATCTATTCGCGCATCGCGCACGGCGTGTTTTGGGCGTGGAGCTCGAAAGAGCTCTGGTCGCTGGCCGCCTGGACGATTTATGCCGTGCTACTGTACGGCCATCGCGCGTGGGGTTGGCACGGACGTCGCGCCGCGTTTTTCGCGATCGCCGGGTTCGTCGCTTACCTGCTCGCCTACCTGGGCCTCAAGGTCGCGTCCTGGCTCGCGGGTCAAGGCCAGACCATCTGA
- the ispD gene encoding 2-C-methyl-D-erythritol 4-phosphate cytidylyltransferase yields the protein MSVWAIIPAAGRGSRLGAPAPKQFLPLSGRPILARTLAVFDAVSAIDDVVVVVPPGDEARCRATVVEPYGFAKIRAIVPGGSVRQESVTLGLDAIARDASIVLIHDAARPLVTGDLVQRVIAAAAASGAAVAALPVVDTLKRRAPRNGAVTTVDREGLWTAQTPQAFRAELFREAVRRAKVDGFVGTDDAALVERLGLPVALVEGEPFNFKITRAEDLSLAEELLATFRTPAEREPRVSPMPSPLA from the coding sequence GTGAGCGTCTGGGCGATCATTCCCGCTGCGGGCCGTGGGTCCAGGCTCGGCGCGCCTGCTCCCAAACAGTTTCTGCCGCTTTCCGGCCGGCCGATCCTGGCGAGAACATTGGCGGTGTTCGACGCCGTTTCCGCGATCGATGACGTGGTGGTCGTCGTCCCCCCGGGAGACGAAGCGCGGTGCCGCGCCACGGTGGTGGAGCCGTATGGATTCGCCAAGATCCGCGCCATCGTGCCGGGCGGGAGCGTGCGTCAAGAGTCGGTGACGCTGGGACTCGACGCGATCGCCCGCGACGCCTCGATCGTCCTGATCCACGACGCGGCCCGTCCGCTCGTGACCGGCGATCTGGTGCAGCGGGTCATCGCGGCCGCCGCAGCGTCCGGGGCCGCGGTCGCGGCGCTGCCGGTGGTGGATACCCTGAAACGGCGGGCGCCCCGCAACGGCGCGGTGACCACGGTGGATCGCGAAGGACTGTGGACCGCGCAGACGCCGCAAGCCTTTCGCGCCGAGCTGTTTCGCGAGGCCGTGAGACGGGCGAAGGTCGACGGATTCGTGGGCACCGACGACGCCGCCTTGGTGGAGCGGCTCGGGCTCCCGGTCGCGTTGGTGGAGGGCGAGCCGTTCAACTTCAAGATCACCCGCGCCGAAGACCTCTCGCTCGCGGAAGAGCTGCTCGCGACGTTTCGAACTCCGGCCGAACGCGAGCCCCGGGTCTCTCCGATGCCGTCCCCTCTGGCATGA
- a CDS encoding DegQ family serine endoprotease has translation MTRKVTRGILVASILVGIGVVLGVTLASDLGWLRLGEAQNQPKATERAAMLGTAPNFVEVSKAVTPAVVNISTTRVVKSEEGGGPGNPFFEDPFFRRFFGDEFYRQFETPRQRKEQSLGSGVIVDGGYIVTNNHVIAKADEIKVVLSDKREFKGTLVGTDPKTDLAVVKIAASNLPTIPWGDSTTIQVGEYVLAVGNPFGLNQTITMGIVSAVGRANVGIADYEDFIQTDAAINPGNSGGALVNVKGELVGINTAIFTRSGGYMGIGFAVPSQMVKAVIDSLVSKGKVVRGWLGVTIQEVSPELAKQFGLKTAKGALVSDILEGSPADKAGITRGDVIIEIDHKAVENAVQLRNQVAGLSVGAKVNIKVIRDKKEKAFEVTIGEQPKDLGRSGVPSEEEGSGALAGLSVQDLTPELAQRFGLSDDEEGVLVTRVEPGSLADDAGVQRGDLVIEINRQLVRNTRDFNRVAGEIGKDESILLLVNRQGQTLYITITP, from the coding sequence ATGACTAGGAAAGTGACGCGCGGGATTTTGGTGGCTTCGATACTGGTCGGCATCGGCGTGGTGCTGGGCGTCACGCTCGCGTCCGACCTCGGGTGGCTGCGGTTGGGCGAGGCACAGAACCAGCCGAAGGCGACGGAGCGCGCCGCGATGCTGGGGACGGCGCCGAATTTCGTGGAGGTGTCGAAGGCGGTCACTCCCGCGGTCGTCAATATCTCCACCACCCGCGTGGTCAAGAGCGAGGAGGGGGGCGGGCCGGGGAATCCGTTTTTCGAGGATCCGTTCTTTCGGCGGTTCTTCGGCGACGAATTTTATCGGCAGTTTGAAACGCCGCGACAGCGCAAGGAACAGAGTCTGGGCTCCGGCGTGATCGTCGACGGCGGGTACATCGTCACCAACAACCACGTGATCGCCAAAGCCGATGAAATCAAGGTGGTGCTGTCGGACAAGCGCGAGTTCAAGGGGACCTTGGTGGGCACCGATCCCAAGACCGACCTGGCGGTGGTCAAGATCGCCGCTTCCAATCTGCCGACGATCCCGTGGGGCGATTCCACCACGATTCAAGTCGGTGAATACGTCCTGGCGGTCGGCAACCCGTTCGGGTTGAACCAGACCATTACGATGGGAATCGTCAGCGCGGTGGGGCGGGCCAACGTGGGGATCGCGGACTACGAAGACTTCATCCAAACCGACGCGGCGATCAATCCCGGGAACTCCGGTGGCGCATTGGTCAACGTCAAGGGTGAGCTGGTCGGCATCAACACCGCGATCTTCACCCGCAGCGGCGGCTACATGGGGATCGGGTTCGCGGTTCCCAGCCAGATGGTCAAGGCCGTCATCGACAGCCTGGTCAGTAAAGGCAAGGTCGTGCGCGGCTGGCTGGGCGTGACCATCCAGGAAGTGAGTCCCGAGCTCGCCAAGCAGTTCGGGCTCAAGACCGCGAAGGGCGCGCTGGTCAGCGACATTCTGGAGGGGAGCCCGGCGGACAAGGCCGGCATCACGCGCGGCGACGTGATCATTGAAATCGACCACAAGGCGGTGGAAAACGCGGTCCAGTTGCGCAACCAGGTGGCCGGACTTTCGGTCGGGGCCAAGGTGAACATCAAGGTGATTCGGGACAAGAAGGAAAAGGCGTTCGAGGTGACCATCGGCGAGCAGCCCAAGGACCTGGGGCGAAGCGGCGTGCCGTCCGAAGAAGAGGGCAGCGGGGCGCTGGCCGGCCTCAGCGTCCAGGACCTCACCCCCGAGTTGGCGCAGCGCTTCGGGTTGTCGGACGACGAAGAAGGCGTGCTGGTGACGCGGGTCGAGCCCGGCAGTCTTGCCGACGACGCCGGCGTGCAACGGGGGGATCTCGTGATCGAGATCAACCGGCAGCTCGTGCGCAACACCCGGGACTTCAATCGCGTCGCCGGCGAGATCGGGAAGGACGAGTCGATCCTGCTGTTGGTGAATCGCCAGGGCCAGACGCTGTATATTACGATTACGCCGTGA
- a CDS encoding D-glycerate dehydrogenase, whose product MSEPPPVLLTRRLPPRAMALLSSRTALTCNPHDRELTREELRRMIAGHHGLVAMLTDRIDAEVLDAAPTLRVVANYAAGYNNIDLAAARARGIVVTNTPGVLTDATADLTWALILGITRRVGEGERLVRAGRWTGWAPTQLLGMDLRGAMLGVVGMGRIGRAVASRANGFGMRVVFTARRPMPDVDPDWRAASLPDLLATADVVSLHVPLTDQTRHLLGPDQLAMMKPTAYVVNTSRGSVIDEVALADALEAGRIAGAALDVYEREPQVHPRLLSSERVLLLPHLGSATTETRERMGSMVVENLLAVLEGRRPPNAVDE is encoded by the coding sequence TTGTCGGAGCCGCCCCCGGTCCTGCTGACTCGGCGACTCCCGCCGCGCGCGATGGCGTTGCTCTCGTCCCGCACGGCTTTGACCTGCAATCCCCATGACCGCGAGTTGACCCGGGAGGAGTTGCGCCGCATGATCGCGGGGCACCACGGTCTCGTGGCCATGTTGACCGACCGGATCGACGCCGAGGTGCTGGACGCGGCGCCGACGTTGCGGGTCGTCGCCAACTACGCGGCCGGGTACAACAACATCGACTTGGCGGCCGCGCGGGCTCGCGGCATCGTCGTGACCAACACGCCGGGCGTCCTGACCGACGCCACCGCGGATCTGACGTGGGCCCTGATCCTGGGGATTACCCGGCGCGTGGGTGAAGGCGAACGCCTGGTGCGCGCGGGCCGATGGACCGGGTGGGCGCCGACGCAGTTATTGGGCATGGACCTTCGCGGAGCCATGCTGGGCGTCGTGGGCATGGGCCGCATCGGACGAGCGGTGGCGTCGCGCGCCAACGGGTTTGGGATGCGCGTCGTGTTCACCGCGCGCCGCCCCATGCCCGACGTGGATCCGGACTGGCGAGCCGCCTCGTTGCCCGACCTGCTGGCCACCGCCGACGTCGTCTCCCTTCACGTGCCCCTCACGGATCAGACCCGCCACCTGCTCGGGCCGGACCAGTTGGCGATGATGAAACCGACCGCGTACGTGGTGAACACGTCCCGCGGATCAGTGATCGATGAGGTCGCGCTCGCCGACGCCCTGGAAGCCGGCCGGATCGCGGGCGCCGCGTTGGACGTCTATGAGCGGGAGCCGCAGGTCCACCCGCGCCTCCTGTCGAGCGAGCGCGTGCTCTTGCTCCCGCATCTGGGGTCCGCGACCACGGAAACGCGCGAGCGAATGGGGTCGATGGTGGTCGAGAATCTTCTCGCGGTGTTGGAGGGTCGCCGTCCGCCCAACGCGGTCGACGAATAA
- a CDS encoding PIN domain-containing protein, translating into MWSARIILVVAAVALGVAMAAGEEDRGAQGLALGALIGLAFAVIPLALDLLADHWPWQRVAAAVLGTVAGLAAGGGVLWATSYVPVGPVTGMYWAAAVLLALGYLGWRFGGTWAFGLAPQTTSRAGGPAGTGPLSGRKLLDTSVIIDGRIADLCETGFLDGTFLIPQFILHELQHIADSSDSLKRARGRRGLDILHRIQTLPEVTVTIMEDDVPQLKEVDAKLVALAKKLGAKIVTNDLNLNKVAALQGVKVLNINELSNALRPVVLPGEAMRVFVLREGKEANQGVAYLDDGTMIVVDDGKRYIGRNIDVVVTSVLQTTAGRMIFTRVRDESDRGEGAARQERPASA; encoded by the coding sequence ATGTGGAGCGCGCGCATCATCCTGGTAGTCGCCGCGGTCGCGCTGGGGGTGGCGATGGCGGCGGGTGAGGAAGACCGAGGGGCGCAGGGCCTTGCCCTGGGCGCGCTGATCGGGTTGGCCTTCGCGGTGATCCCGCTGGCGCTCGATCTGTTGGCCGACCACTGGCCGTGGCAGCGGGTGGCGGCGGCCGTGCTCGGCACCGTGGCGGGTCTCGCGGCGGGCGGCGGCGTGCTCTGGGCCACGAGTTACGTGCCCGTGGGTCCCGTGACCGGGATGTACTGGGCCGCGGCCGTGCTGCTCGCGCTCGGCTATCTCGGCTGGCGATTCGGCGGGACGTGGGCGTTCGGGCTCGCTCCGCAGACGACGAGTCGTGCCGGCGGCCCGGCCGGGACCGGCCCGCTCTCGGGGCGCAAGCTGCTCGACACCAGCGTGATCATCGACGGTCGCATCGCCGACCTGTGTGAAACCGGATTTCTCGACGGCACCTTTCTGATTCCGCAGTTCATTCTCCACGAGCTGCAGCACATCGCGGACTCGTCGGACTCGCTCAAACGCGCGCGAGGGCGGCGAGGCCTGGACATCCTGCACCGGATTCAGACCCTCCCCGAGGTGACGGTCACCATCATGGAGGACGATGTGCCGCAACTGAAAGAAGTGGACGCCAAACTGGTGGCGCTCGCCAAGAAGTTGGGCGCAAAGATCGTGACCAACGATCTCAACCTGAACAAGGTTGCGGCCCTGCAGGGCGTGAAGGTGCTCAACATCAACGAACTCAGCAACGCGCTGCGGCCGGTGGTGCTGCCCGGTGAAGCGATGCGGGTGTTCGTGCTGCGGGAAGGCAAGGAAGCGAATCAGGGCGTGGCGTATCTGGACGACGGCACCATGATCGTGGTGGACGACGGCAAGCGCTACATCGGCCGCAACATCGACGTGGTGGTGACCAGCGTTCTCCAGACCACCGCGGGTCGCATGATCTTTACCCGCGTGCGGGACGAGTCCGACCGCGGCGAAGGCGCAGCCCGCCAAGAACGGCCCGCCTCCGCGTGA